One window of Verrucomicrobiota bacterium genomic DNA carries:
- a CDS encoding DUF1553 domain-containing protein, which translates to MSSSARGPTCASSIPNAATNSRSKCARSRIGSLPSICASGRESTVGKTANPMNQTVGRACPQRAESDVFQARRAARRDGLALPGSRADRRPFWNRLLPMNRRHSFCSILLGALFLAVRVGWAAPPDFLRDVRPILSGHCFKCHGPDEKARKAKLRLDLREEAVQPAKSGAPAIVPGKPADSELIRRIASTDEDEVMPPPSTKNPLSASQKEILRNWVAAGAEYKPHWAFAPPKQPPLPQIRQTGWPRNAIDFFILARMESEGLRPSPQADRYSLARRLYLDLIGLPPTPEEADEFVRDLSSDAYEKWVDRLLSSPPYGERWARRWLDLARYADTNGYEKDRRRSIWPYRDWVINAVNADLPFDQFTLEQIAGDMLPGATVPQRIATGFHRNTMLNEEGGIDPLEFRFYAMVDRANTTATTWLGLTLACAQCHTHKYDPITQREYYQFMAFLNNADEPEIDLASQEVAARRAELERKIAELNAALPDRFPLEEIRWHLASNSDFSSESKVEAEKLDDGSWRLSGPGAERDTYRVTFNSELTNVTHLRLEALVDWASPGTGPGRSELGNFVLSEITAEVAVRAASEPPQRVKLVEARADFSQRDFPVAYAIDGKTNTGWGIQGARRWHVNRTATFKIEKPVTFSEGARWTIELSQQHGKTNTLGRFRLSLGEPIGDPRPAEVRRHEHLEKKFGEWLQRESARVAQWTLLRPIEAKSNLPLLTIQPDNSVFASGDQSKRDEYELKFANGLTGITALRLEVLPDERLPKHGPGRVFYEGPAGDFFLSEFKVTANSKPVAIQRATHSYAADKSGAPAAIDGDPQSGWAINGGQGETHHAVFNLAEPLADPSTLGVKLLFERYHAAGLGRFKVWATTDARPTEASAVPDEIQALLLLPSPEPDGRASLSPGSRVGRVPGTSSGSPGRTRPTEFMGRESGDRTKEASPAPGRAALPRSRSSVDAASPARTPEQRQQLLEYFLAVAPELSEAHQEIEKLREQMPAFPTTLVMAERPVANLRLTHVHNRGEFLQPTERVEPGVLSVLHDLPANAARNRLAFARWLVSPDNPLVGRVTMNRQWAAFFGRGLVRTLQDFGFQGELPTHPELLDWLAVEFVQQGWSMKAMHKLIVMSATYRQSSRMTPELLEKDPQNKWLARGPRVRLEAELIRDSILSAGGLLSPKLGGPSVFPPQPPGVTTEGAYGALAWTASPGEDRYRRGLYTFSKRTAPYAMFSTFDAPSGEACVARREVSNSPLQSLTLLNDAVFFEAAQALGRIVASQHGDEEGRAAFLFRRCLTRPPANPELAMTAKFYREQKARFIEKELDPDAVAGPGEGNTIERAAWTAVARALLNLDEAISKP; encoded by the coding sequence ATGAGTTCCTCCGCGCGCGGGCCAACCTGCGCCTCGAGCATCCCAAATGCGGCCACGAATTCCCGATCGAAATGCGCGAGATCGCGTATCGGCTCTTTGCCGAGCATTTGCGCTAGCGGGCGAGAATCCACAGTTGGAAAAACCGCCAACCCCATGAACCAGACGGTAGGGCGAGCCTGTCCCCAGCGAGCCGAGTCGGACGTGTTCCAAGCGCGTCGAGCGGCTCGCCGGGACGGACTCGCCCTACCGGGTTCAAGGGCCGATCGCAGGCCCTTTTGGAACAGGCTGCTTCCCATGAACCGGCGTCACTCCTTCTGCTCGATTCTCCTGGGCGCGCTGTTCCTAGCCGTTCGCGTGGGGTGGGCCGCCCCACCGGACTTCCTCCGCGACGTTCGACCCATTCTCTCCGGCCACTGCTTCAAATGCCACGGCCCGGACGAGAAGGCGCGCAAGGCCAAACTCCGGTTGGATCTTCGCGAAGAGGCCGTGCAACCTGCCAAATCAGGCGCACCCGCTATCGTGCCCGGGAAGCCCGCGGACAGCGAGTTGATCCGGCGCATTGCTTCGACCGACGAAGACGAGGTCATGCCACCGCCTTCGACTAAGAATCCTCTCAGCGCGTCCCAGAAGGAAATCCTGCGAAACTGGGTCGCCGCCGGCGCCGAATACAAACCGCACTGGGCGTTCGCTCCGCCGAAACAACCTCCGCTTCCACAAATCCGGCAGACCGGCTGGCCCCGCAACGCCATTGATTTTTTCATCCTGGCTCGGATGGAATCCGAAGGTCTGCGTCCCTCGCCGCAGGCGGACCGGTATTCGCTCGCCCGGCGGTTGTATCTCGATTTGATTGGGCTTCCACCGACGCCTGAGGAAGCGGACGAATTCGTTCGCGACCTTTCCTCGGATGCCTATGAGAAGTGGGTCGATCGCCTTTTAAGCTCACCGCCTTACGGCGAGCGCTGGGCGCGGCGGTGGCTGGATCTGGCTCGCTATGCCGATACAAACGGCTACGAAAAAGACCGGCGTCGCTCCATCTGGCCGTATCGCGACTGGGTCATTAACGCGGTCAACGCGGATCTGCCCTTCGACCAGTTCACCCTTGAACAAATTGCGGGCGACATGCTTCCCGGCGCGACGGTGCCGCAGCGGATCGCCACCGGTTTTCACCGCAACACGATGTTGAACGAAGAGGGCGGCATCGATCCGCTGGAGTTCCGATTCTACGCCATGGTGGATCGCGCCAACACCACCGCGACCACGTGGCTGGGCCTGACTTTGGCTTGTGCGCAGTGTCACACCCACAAGTATGATCCCATCACCCAGCGCGAATATTACCAGTTCATGGCGTTTCTGAATAACGCCGACGAACCGGAAATCGATCTCGCGAGCCAGGAAGTTGCCGCGCGCCGCGCCGAGCTCGAACGCAAGATCGCGGAACTCAACGCGGCCTTGCCAGACCGGTTTCCTCTTGAAGAAATCCGCTGGCACCTGGCCTCGAATTCCGACTTCAGTTCGGAAAGCAAAGTGGAAGCGGAGAAGCTGGACGATGGGTCCTGGCGGCTTTCCGGCCCAGGAGCGGAACGAGACACGTACCGGGTGACCTTCAATTCCGAGTTGACCAATGTCACGCACCTGCGCCTGGAAGCCCTGGTGGATTGGGCTTCGCCAGGGACCGGACCGGGCCGCTCGGAACTCGGCAATTTTGTTTTGAGCGAAATCACGGCAGAAGTCGCGGTGAGGGCCGCTTCCGAGCCGCCTCAACGGGTAAAGTTGGTGGAAGCACGCGCGGACTTTTCCCAACGAGATTTCCCGGTCGCGTACGCAATTGACGGAAAGACCAACACGGGATGGGGCATCCAGGGAGCGCGGAGGTGGCACGTCAATCGGACCGCAACGTTCAAGATCGAGAAGCCGGTGACTTTTTCCGAAGGCGCCCGATGGACGATTGAATTGTCCCAGCAACACGGGAAAACCAACACGCTCGGCCGATTTCGGTTGAGCCTGGGCGAACCGATCGGCGATCCGCGCCCCGCCGAGGTCCGCCGGCACGAACACCTGGAAAAGAAATTCGGCGAATGGCTTCAGCGCGAAAGCGCGCGCGTGGCGCAATGGACCCTCCTCAGGCCTATTGAGGCGAAAAGCAATTTGCCGCTCTTGACAATCCAGCCGGACAACTCGGTCTTCGCCAGCGGTGACCAGAGCAAGCGCGATGAGTACGAGTTGAAGTTTGCCAACGGTTTAACAGGCATCACGGCCCTTCGCCTGGAGGTCTTGCCGGACGAGCGCTTGCCCAAACACGGCCCCGGCCGCGTGTTTTACGAAGGCCCGGCAGGAGACTTCTTTCTGTCTGAGTTCAAAGTCACCGCGAACAGCAAGCCGGTGGCGATCCAGCGCGCCACGCACAGCTATGCCGCCGATAAATCCGGCGCGCCGGCCGCGATCGATGGCGATCCGCAGTCCGGATGGGCGATCAATGGCGGTCAGGGCGAAACGCATCACGCCGTCTTCAACCTGGCGGAACCGCTCGCCGACCCGAGCACGCTGGGCGTCAAGTTGCTGTTCGAGCGCTACCACGCGGCCGGGCTGGGCCGATTCAAAGTCTGGGCGACAACCGATGCGCGTCCAACCGAAGCGAGCGCGGTTCCGGATGAAATCCAGGCTTTGCTTTTGCTTCCTTCCCCGGAACCTGACGGCAGGGCGAGCCTGTCCCCAGGGAGCCGAGTCGGACGTGTTCCAGGCACGTCGAGCGGCTCGCCGGGACGGACTCGCCCTACCGAGTTCATGGGGCGAGAGTCTGGTGATCGGACCAAGGAAGCTTCCCCTGCACCGGGTAGGGCTGCGTTGCCGCGCAGCCGGTCTTCTGTCGATGCGGCTTCGCCTGCGCGCACGCCGGAACAGCGCCAGCAGTTGCTGGAATATTTTCTCGCCGTTGCGCCCGAACTATCCGAGGCGCATCAGGAAATAGAAAAGCTGCGCGAACAAATGCCCGCGTTTCCGACGACGCTTGTGATGGCGGAGCGCCCGGTGGCAAATCTCCGCCTCACTCATGTCCACAATCGCGGCGAATTCCTGCAACCGACGGAGCGCGTTGAACCGGGCGTGCTGTCCGTGTTGCACGATTTGCCTGCAAACGCGGCGCGCAACCGGCTGGCCTTCGCCCGCTGGCTGGTCTCGCCGGACAATCCGCTGGTGGGCCGCGTGACGATGAATCGGCAGTGGGCCGCGTTCTTCGGCCGCGGGCTGGTGCGCACGCTGCAAGATTTTGGATTTCAAGGCGAGCTGCCGACGCATCCGGAGTTGCTCGATTGGCTGGCCGTCGAGTTCGTCCAGCAAGGCTGGTCGATGAAAGCCATGCACAAGCTCATCGTGATGAGCGCGACCTACCGGCAATCCTCCCGCATGACGCCCGAATTGCTGGAGAAAGATCCCCAGAACAAGTGGCTGGCGCGCGGGCCGCGCGTTCGCCTCGAAGCCGAATTGATCCGCGATTCGATCTTGAGCGCCGGCGGATTGCTCTCCCCGAAACTGGGCGGCCCCAGTGTTTTTCCGCCTCAGCCGCCCGGCGTGACAACGGAAGGAGCTTACGGCGCGCTCGCCTGGACCGCCAGCCCCGGCGAGGATCGCTATCGTCGCGGCCTGTACACCTTCAGCAAACGGACGGCGCCGTACGCGATGTTCAGCACGTTTGACGCGCCGAGCGGTGAAGCGTGTGTGGCCCGTCGCGAAGTGTCCAATTCTCCCCTGCAATCGCTGACGTTGCTGAACGACGCGGTGTTCTTCGAGGCGGCGCAGGCGTTGGGCCGAATCGTCGCTTCGCAACACGGGGATGAAGAGGGCCGCGCCGCGTTTCTTTTTCGCCGGTGTTTGACGCGTCCGCCGGCGAACCCGGAGCTCGCCATGACCGCTAAGTTTTACCGCGAACAGAAAGCCCGATTCATCGAGAAAGAACTCGACCCGGACGCGGTGGCGGGTCCCGGCGAGGGAAACACGATCGAGCGCGCCGCCTGGACCGCCGTCGCGCGCGCGCTCCTGAATCTGGATGAGGCGATTTCGAAACCTTGA